A stretch of the Streptomyces sp. NBC_00654 genome encodes the following:
- a CDS encoding phosphopantetheine-binding protein, producing MGTTAIAEIWQEVLGVPVEDDDDFFALGGQSLAAMEVVAAVRRRLGITVRVRVLLEHPVLADFAGQLARSGEPSPDRS from the coding sequence ATGGGTACCACCGCAATCGCCGAAATCTGGCAGGAGGTTCTGGGCGTCCCGGTCGAGGACGACGACGACTTCTTCGCCCTGGGCGGTCAGTCACTGGCCGCCATGGAGGTGGTGGCCGCGGTGCGCCGGCGCCTCGGCATCACGGTCCGGGTCCGGGTCCTGCTCGAACACCCCGTGCTGGCGGACTTCGCCGGCCAGCTCGCCCGGTCCGGGGAACCGTCCCCGGACCGGTCCTGA
- a CDS encoding cytochrome P450 yields MDIDLLTPDVFAGHRHLDQLAAVRARPGLTRHPEPGGPGFWVAARYDDVRTVLSDPATFSSRAGIRLGGSDEAARLVADRMMVVSDPPRHGRIRRVMGAPFTPAALLRWHDRIVAGVTELVDEVVGEGVGGPVGDRPDKAAGPLIRDAVGDLTQRLPNQVICAMMNLPRADWPLIGRLTTDGLDSPDPIDRLDANAEIFGYFADLIGRRRARPGDDLISALLAAGGDLTDEELLINCSGVLTGANETVRYAAAGALLVFGDRPDLWTALRASPELLPTTVEEILRWTSPGLHALRTVTRPVTVSGSDLLPGERVTAWLCSANRDPAVFPDPDTFRPDRSPNRHLAFGWGPHVCVGSRVARLELTALLTALIRRVRTIAPAGRPVWSTGNFIHGLTRLPVRLSPA; encoded by the coding sequence ATGGACATCGACCTGCTCACGCCGGATGTCTTCGCCGGACACCGGCACCTGGACCAGCTCGCGGCCGTACGCGCCCGTCCGGGCCTGACCCGGCATCCGGAGCCGGGCGGTCCCGGGTTCTGGGTGGCCGCCCGGTACGACGACGTCCGGACGGTGCTGAGTGATCCGGCCACGTTCAGTTCCCGCGCCGGCATCAGGCTCGGCGGATCGGACGAGGCGGCCCGCCTGGTCGCCGACCGGATGATGGTGGTCAGCGACCCGCCGCGGCACGGCCGGATCCGCCGTGTGATGGGTGCGCCGTTCACCCCGGCGGCGCTGCTTCGCTGGCACGACCGGATCGTCGCCGGCGTCACCGAACTGGTGGACGAGGTGGTCGGGGAGGGTGTCGGCGGGCCCGTGGGGGACCGGCCGGACAAAGCTGCCGGGCCACTGATCCGGGACGCCGTCGGTGACTTGACCCAGCGACTGCCCAACCAGGTCATCTGCGCCATGATGAACCTGCCCCGGGCCGACTGGCCGTTGATCGGCAGGCTCACCACCGACGGTCTGGACTCCCCCGACCCCATCGACCGGCTGGACGCCAACGCCGAGATCTTCGGCTACTTCGCCGACCTGATCGGCCGGCGCCGCGCCCGCCCCGGCGACGACCTGATCAGCGCGCTGCTCGCGGCCGGCGGCGACCTGACCGACGAGGAGCTGCTGATCAACTGCAGCGGGGTGCTGACCGGTGCCAACGAGACCGTCCGGTACGCGGCGGCCGGAGCGCTGCTGGTCTTCGGCGACCGGCCCGACCTGTGGACGGCGCTGCGCGCATCGCCGGAGCTGCTGCCCACCACCGTCGAGGAGATCCTGCGCTGGACCAGCCCCGGCCTGCACGCGCTGCGTACGGTGACCCGCCCGGTGACGGTCTCCGGCAGCGACCTGCTGCCCGGCGAGCGGGTGACCGCCTGGCTCTGCTCGGCCAACCGCGACCCGGCGGTCTTCCCCGACCCGGACACCTTCCGGCCCGACCGCTCCCCCAACCGGCACCTCGCGTTCGGCTGGGGGCCCCATGTCTGCGTCGGCTCGCGGGTGGCCAGGCTGGAACTGACCGCGCTGCTGACCGCGCTGATCCGCCGGGTGCGCACGATAGCCCCGGCCGGCAGGCCGGTGTGGAGCACCGGCAACTTCATCCATGGACTGACCAGACTGCCGGTGCGGCTGAGCCCGGCGTGA